A genomic window from Indicator indicator isolate 239-I01 chromosome 10, UM_Iind_1.1, whole genome shotgun sequence includes:
- the FUBP1 gene encoding far upstream element-binding protein 1 isoform X1 has translation MADYSTVPPPASGAPGGGGGGGGGVNDAFKDALQRARQIAAKIGGDAGTSMNSNDYGYGGQKRPLEDGDGSWTSPSSTTHWEGMPSPFKDQPDAKKVAPQNDSFGNQLPPMHQQQRSVMTEEYKVPDGMVGFIIGRGGEQISRIQQESGCKIQIAPDSGGLPERSCMLTGTPESVQSAKRLLDQIVEKGRPAPGFHHGDGPGNAVQEIMIPASKAGLVIGKGGETIKQLQERAGVKMVMIQDGPQNTGADKPLRITGDPYKVQQAKEMVLELIRDQGGFREVRNEYGSRIGGNEGIDVPIPRFAVGIVIGRNGEMIKKIQNDAGVRIQFKPDDGTTPDRIAQITGPPDRCQHAAEIITDLLRSVQAGNPGGPGPGGRGRGRGQGNWNMGPPGGLQEFNFIVPTGKTGLIIGKGGETIKSISQQSGARIELQRNPPPNADPNMKMFTIRGTPQQIDYARQLIEEKIGGPVNPLGPPVPHGPHGVVPGPHGPPGPPGPGAPMGPYNPAPYNPGPPGPAPHGPPAPYAPQGWGNAYPHWQPPNPPDPGKPGTDPNSAAWAAYYAHYYQQQAQPPPAAPPGGPATTQTNGQGDQPNPAPAGQVDYTKAWEEYYKKMGQAVPAPAGAPPGGQPDYSAAWAEYYRQQAAYYAQTSPQGMPQHPPAPQCLPRPSTLGSAAKTHSAEDAASTKS, from the exons ATGGCGGACTATTCCACGGTGCCCCCTCCTGCTTCGGGCGCACCCGGAGGGGGcggtggtggaggtggaggagtgAACGATGCCTTTAAAGACGCGCTGCAGAGGGCTaggcag ATTGCAGCAAAAATTGGAGGAGATGCTGGCACATCAATGAATTCAAATGACTACGGTTATGGAGGACAAAAAAGACCTCTTGAGGATGGAG ATGGCTCTTGGACAAGTCCGAGCAGTACAACACACTGGGAGGGAATGCCCTCTCCTTTTAAAG ATCAACCAGATGCTAAGAAAGTTGCTCCTCAGAATGACT CTTTTGGAAATCAGCTACCACCGATGCATCAACAACAAAG GTCTGTGATGACAGAGGAGTACAAAGTTCCAGATGGGATGGTTGGATTCA tAATTGGCAGAGGTGGAGAACAGATCTCACGCATACAGCAGGAGTCTGGCTGTAAAATACAGATTGCACCTG ATAGTGGAGGCCTGCCTGAAAGATCATGTATGCTAACTGGAACACCAGAGTCTGTTCA ATCAGCAAAAAGATTACTTGATCAGATAGTTGAAAAGGGAAGGCCTGCACCTGGCTTTCATCATGGTGATGGACCTGGAAATGCAGTCCAAGAAATTATGATTCCAGCAAGTAAAGCAGGATTAGTTATTGGAAAAGGTGGAGAGACAATTAAACAATTACAG GAACGGGCAGGTGTCAAAATGGTCATGATTCAAGATGGTCCACAGAACACTGGTGCAGACAAGCCCCTTAGGATAACTGGAGACCCTTATAAAGTTCAG CAAGCCAAGGAAATGGTGCTGGAGTTAATTCGTGATCAAGGTGGCTTTAGAGAGGTGCGCAACGAATATGGGTCAAGAATAGGAGGAAATGAAGGGATAGAC GTTCCAATACCACGATTTGCTGTAGGTATTGTAATTGGAAGAAATGGAGAGATGATAAAGAAGATTCAAAATGATGCTGGTGTTAGGATCCAATTTAAGCCAG ATGATGGAACAACTCCAGATAGAATAGCCCAAATCACAGGGCCTCCTGACAGATGTCAGCATGCTGCAGAAATTATTACAGATCTCCTTCGAAGTGTTCAG gCTGGTAACCCTGGTGGACCAGGACCTGGTGGTCGAGGAAGGGGTAGAGGCCAAGGCAACTGGAACATGGGGCCTCCTGGTGGATTACAGGAATTCAACTTTATTGTTCCTACTGGCAAAACTGGATTAATCATTGGCAAAG GTGGTGAGACTATTAAAAGCATAAGCCAGCAGTCTGGTGCTAGAATAGAACTTCAAAGAAATCCTCCACCCAATGCAGATCCAAACATGAAGATGTTTACTATCCGTGGAACACCCCAGCAAATAGATTATGCAAGACAACTTATAGAAGAAAAGATTGGA GGTCCAGTAAATCCATTGGGTCCACCTGTTCCCCATGGACCCCATGGTGTTGTTCCTGGCCCACATGGACCTCCTGGGCCACCAGGTCCTGGTGCTCCTATGGGACCATATAACCCAGCTCCTTATAATCCAGGGCCTCCTGGCCCTGCACCTCA TGGTCCTCCAGCTCCATATGCTCCACAGGGATGGGGAAATGCATATCCACACTGGCAGCCACCAAATCCACCAGATCCTG GTAAGCCAGGAACAGATCCCAACTCAGCAGCTTGGGCAGCTTATTATGCTCACTACTATcagcagcaagcacagccaCCACCTGCAGCCCCTCCTGGTGGGCCAGCTACAACCCAAACTAATGGACAAG GAGATCAACCAAATCCAGCACCAGCAGGGCAGGTTGACTATACAAAAGCCTGGGAAGAGTACTACAAGAAAATGG GTCAAGCAGttcctgcccctgctggggCTCCTCCAGGTGGTCAACCAGATTACAGTGCAGCATGGGCTGAGTACTACAGGCAACAGGCAGCATATTATGCCCAGACAAGTCCACAGGGAATGCCACAACATCCTCCAGCACCACAG TGCCTTCCCAGACCTTCCACCTTAGGTTCTGCTGCAAAA acacacagtgctgaagATGCTGCAAGCACCAAATCATAG
- the FUBP1 gene encoding far upstream element-binding protein 1 isoform X4, which translates to MADYSTVPPPASGAPGGGGGGGGGVNDAFKDALQRARQIAAKIGGDAGTSMNSNDYGYGGQKRPLEDGDQPDAKKVAPQNDSFGNQLPPMHQQQRSVMTEEYKVPDGMVGFIIGRGGEQISRIQQESGCKIQIAPDSGGLPERSCMLTGTPESVQSAKRLLDQIVEKGRPAPGFHHGDGPGNAVQEIMIPASKAGLVIGKGGETIKQLQERAGVKMVMIQDGPQNTGADKPLRITGDPYKVQQAKEMVLELIRDQGGFREVRNEYGSRIGGNEGIDVPIPRFAVGIVIGRNGEMIKKIQNDAGVRIQFKPDDGTTPDRIAQITGPPDRCQHAAEIITDLLRSVQAGNPGGPGPGGRGRGRGQGNWNMGPPGGLQEFNFIVPTGKTGLIIGKGGETIKSISQQSGARIELQRNPPPNADPNMKMFTIRGTPQQIDYARQLIEEKIGGPVNPLGPPVPHGPHGVVPGPHGPPGPPGPGAPMGPYNPAPYNPGPPGPAPHGPPAPYAPQGWGNAYPHWQPPNPPDPGKPGTDPNSAAWAAYYAHYYQQQAQPPPAAPPGGPATTQTNGQGDQPNPAPAGQVDYTKAWEEYYKKMGQAVPAPAGAPPGGQPDYSAAWAEYYRQQAAYYAQTSPQGMPQHPPAPQCLPRPSTLGSAAKTHSAEDAASTKS; encoded by the exons ATGGCGGACTATTCCACGGTGCCCCCTCCTGCTTCGGGCGCACCCGGAGGGGGcggtggtggaggtggaggagtgAACGATGCCTTTAAAGACGCGCTGCAGAGGGCTaggcag ATTGCAGCAAAAATTGGAGGAGATGCTGGCACATCAATGAATTCAAATGACTACGGTTATGGAGGACAAAAAAGACCTCTTGAGGATGGAG ATCAACCAGATGCTAAGAAAGTTGCTCCTCAGAATGACT CTTTTGGAAATCAGCTACCACCGATGCATCAACAACAAAG GTCTGTGATGACAGAGGAGTACAAAGTTCCAGATGGGATGGTTGGATTCA tAATTGGCAGAGGTGGAGAACAGATCTCACGCATACAGCAGGAGTCTGGCTGTAAAATACAGATTGCACCTG ATAGTGGAGGCCTGCCTGAAAGATCATGTATGCTAACTGGAACACCAGAGTCTGTTCA ATCAGCAAAAAGATTACTTGATCAGATAGTTGAAAAGGGAAGGCCTGCACCTGGCTTTCATCATGGTGATGGACCTGGAAATGCAGTCCAAGAAATTATGATTCCAGCAAGTAAAGCAGGATTAGTTATTGGAAAAGGTGGAGAGACAATTAAACAATTACAG GAACGGGCAGGTGTCAAAATGGTCATGATTCAAGATGGTCCACAGAACACTGGTGCAGACAAGCCCCTTAGGATAACTGGAGACCCTTATAAAGTTCAG CAAGCCAAGGAAATGGTGCTGGAGTTAATTCGTGATCAAGGTGGCTTTAGAGAGGTGCGCAACGAATATGGGTCAAGAATAGGAGGAAATGAAGGGATAGAC GTTCCAATACCACGATTTGCTGTAGGTATTGTAATTGGAAGAAATGGAGAGATGATAAAGAAGATTCAAAATGATGCTGGTGTTAGGATCCAATTTAAGCCAG ATGATGGAACAACTCCAGATAGAATAGCCCAAATCACAGGGCCTCCTGACAGATGTCAGCATGCTGCAGAAATTATTACAGATCTCCTTCGAAGTGTTCAG gCTGGTAACCCTGGTGGACCAGGACCTGGTGGTCGAGGAAGGGGTAGAGGCCAAGGCAACTGGAACATGGGGCCTCCTGGTGGATTACAGGAATTCAACTTTATTGTTCCTACTGGCAAAACTGGATTAATCATTGGCAAAG GTGGTGAGACTATTAAAAGCATAAGCCAGCAGTCTGGTGCTAGAATAGAACTTCAAAGAAATCCTCCACCCAATGCAGATCCAAACATGAAGATGTTTACTATCCGTGGAACACCCCAGCAAATAGATTATGCAAGACAACTTATAGAAGAAAAGATTGGA GGTCCAGTAAATCCATTGGGTCCACCTGTTCCCCATGGACCCCATGGTGTTGTTCCTGGCCCACATGGACCTCCTGGGCCACCAGGTCCTGGTGCTCCTATGGGACCATATAACCCAGCTCCTTATAATCCAGGGCCTCCTGGCCCTGCACCTCA TGGTCCTCCAGCTCCATATGCTCCACAGGGATGGGGAAATGCATATCCACACTGGCAGCCACCAAATCCACCAGATCCTG GTAAGCCAGGAACAGATCCCAACTCAGCAGCTTGGGCAGCTTATTATGCTCACTACTATcagcagcaagcacagccaCCACCTGCAGCCCCTCCTGGTGGGCCAGCTACAACCCAAACTAATGGACAAG GAGATCAACCAAATCCAGCACCAGCAGGGCAGGTTGACTATACAAAAGCCTGGGAAGAGTACTACAAGAAAATGG GTCAAGCAGttcctgcccctgctggggCTCCTCCAGGTGGTCAACCAGATTACAGTGCAGCATGGGCTGAGTACTACAGGCAACAGGCAGCATATTATGCCCAGACAAGTCCACAGGGAATGCCACAACATCCTCCAGCACCACAG TGCCTTCCCAGACCTTCCACCTTAGGTTCTGCTGCAAAA acacacagtgctgaagATGCTGCAAGCACCAAATCATAG
- the FUBP1 gene encoding far upstream element-binding protein 1 isoform X2: MADYSTVPPPASGAPGGGGGGGGGVNDAFKDALQRARQIAAKIGGDAGTSMNSNDYGYGGQKRPLEDGDGSWTSPSSTTHWEGMPSPFKDQPDAKKVAPQNDSFGNQLPPMHQQQRSVMTEEYKVPDGMVGFIIGRGGEQISRIQQESGCKIQIAPDSGGLPERSCMLTGTPESVQSAKRLLDQIVEKGRPAPGFHHGDGPGNAVQEIMIPASKAGLVIGKGGETIKQLQERAGVKMVMIQDGPQNTGADKPLRITGDPYKVQQAKEMVLELIRDQGGFREVRNEYGSRIGGNEGIDVPIPRFAVGIVIGRNGEMIKKIQNDAGVRIQFKPDDGTTPDRIAQITGPPDRCQHAAEIITDLLRSVQAGNPGGPGPGGRGRGRGQGNWNMGPPGGLQEFNFIVPTGKTGLIIGKGGETIKSISQQSGARIELQRNPPPNADPNMKMFTIRGTPQQIDYARQLIEEKIGGPVNPLGPPVPHGPHGVVPGPHGPPGPPGPGAPMGPYNPAPYNPGPPGPAPHGPPAPYAPQGWGNAYPHWQPPNPPDPGKPGTDPNSAAWAAYYAHYYQQQAQPPPAAPPGGPATTQTNGQGDQPNPAPAGQVDYTKAWEEYYKKMGQAVPAPAGAPPGGQPDYSAAWAEYYRQQAAYYAQTSPQGMPQHPPAPQCLPRPSTLGSAAKKQQC; the protein is encoded by the exons ATGGCGGACTATTCCACGGTGCCCCCTCCTGCTTCGGGCGCACCCGGAGGGGGcggtggtggaggtggaggagtgAACGATGCCTTTAAAGACGCGCTGCAGAGGGCTaggcag ATTGCAGCAAAAATTGGAGGAGATGCTGGCACATCAATGAATTCAAATGACTACGGTTATGGAGGACAAAAAAGACCTCTTGAGGATGGAG ATGGCTCTTGGACAAGTCCGAGCAGTACAACACACTGGGAGGGAATGCCCTCTCCTTTTAAAG ATCAACCAGATGCTAAGAAAGTTGCTCCTCAGAATGACT CTTTTGGAAATCAGCTACCACCGATGCATCAACAACAAAG GTCTGTGATGACAGAGGAGTACAAAGTTCCAGATGGGATGGTTGGATTCA tAATTGGCAGAGGTGGAGAACAGATCTCACGCATACAGCAGGAGTCTGGCTGTAAAATACAGATTGCACCTG ATAGTGGAGGCCTGCCTGAAAGATCATGTATGCTAACTGGAACACCAGAGTCTGTTCA ATCAGCAAAAAGATTACTTGATCAGATAGTTGAAAAGGGAAGGCCTGCACCTGGCTTTCATCATGGTGATGGACCTGGAAATGCAGTCCAAGAAATTATGATTCCAGCAAGTAAAGCAGGATTAGTTATTGGAAAAGGTGGAGAGACAATTAAACAATTACAG GAACGGGCAGGTGTCAAAATGGTCATGATTCAAGATGGTCCACAGAACACTGGTGCAGACAAGCCCCTTAGGATAACTGGAGACCCTTATAAAGTTCAG CAAGCCAAGGAAATGGTGCTGGAGTTAATTCGTGATCAAGGTGGCTTTAGAGAGGTGCGCAACGAATATGGGTCAAGAATAGGAGGAAATGAAGGGATAGAC GTTCCAATACCACGATTTGCTGTAGGTATTGTAATTGGAAGAAATGGAGAGATGATAAAGAAGATTCAAAATGATGCTGGTGTTAGGATCCAATTTAAGCCAG ATGATGGAACAACTCCAGATAGAATAGCCCAAATCACAGGGCCTCCTGACAGATGTCAGCATGCTGCAGAAATTATTACAGATCTCCTTCGAAGTGTTCAG gCTGGTAACCCTGGTGGACCAGGACCTGGTGGTCGAGGAAGGGGTAGAGGCCAAGGCAACTGGAACATGGGGCCTCCTGGTGGATTACAGGAATTCAACTTTATTGTTCCTACTGGCAAAACTGGATTAATCATTGGCAAAG GTGGTGAGACTATTAAAAGCATAAGCCAGCAGTCTGGTGCTAGAATAGAACTTCAAAGAAATCCTCCACCCAATGCAGATCCAAACATGAAGATGTTTACTATCCGTGGAACACCCCAGCAAATAGATTATGCAAGACAACTTATAGAAGAAAAGATTGGA GGTCCAGTAAATCCATTGGGTCCACCTGTTCCCCATGGACCCCATGGTGTTGTTCCTGGCCCACATGGACCTCCTGGGCCACCAGGTCCTGGTGCTCCTATGGGACCATATAACCCAGCTCCTTATAATCCAGGGCCTCCTGGCCCTGCACCTCA TGGTCCTCCAGCTCCATATGCTCCACAGGGATGGGGAAATGCATATCCACACTGGCAGCCACCAAATCCACCAGATCCTG GTAAGCCAGGAACAGATCCCAACTCAGCAGCTTGGGCAGCTTATTATGCTCACTACTATcagcagcaagcacagccaCCACCTGCAGCCCCTCCTGGTGGGCCAGCTACAACCCAAACTAATGGACAAG GAGATCAACCAAATCCAGCACCAGCAGGGCAGGTTGACTATACAAAAGCCTGGGAAGAGTACTACAAGAAAATGG GTCAAGCAGttcctgcccctgctggggCTCCTCCAGGTGGTCAACCAGATTACAGTGCAGCATGGGCTGAGTACTACAGGCAACAGGCAGCATATTATGCCCAGACAAGTCCACAGGGAATGCCACAACATCCTCCAGCACCACAG TGCCTTCCCAGACCTTCCACCTTAGGTTCTGCTGCAAAAAAGCAACAG tgctga
- the FUBP1 gene encoding far upstream element-binding protein 1 isoform X3: protein MADYSTVPPPASGAPGGGGGGGGGVNDAFKDALQRARQIAAKIGGDAGTSMNSNDYGYGGQKRPLEDGDQPDAKKVAPQNDSFGNQLPPMHQQQRSVMTEEYKVPDGMVGFIIGRGGEQISRIQQESGCKIQIAPDSGGLPERSCMLTGTPESVQSAKRLLDQIVEKGRPAPGFHHGDGPGNAVQEIMIPASKAGLVIGKGGETIKQLQERAGVKMVMIQDGPQNTGADKPLRITGDPYKVQQAKEMVLELIRDQGGFREVRNEYGSRIGGNEGIDVPIPRFAVGIVIGRNGEMIKKIQNDAGVRIQFKPDDGTTPDRIAQITGPPDRCQHAAEIITDLLRSVQAGNPGGPGPGGRGRGRGQGNWNMGPPGGLQEFNFIVPTGKTGLIIGKGGETIKSISQQSGARIELQRNPPPNADPNMKMFTIRGTPQQIDYARQLIEEKIGGPVNPLGPPVPHGPHGVVPGPHGPPGPPGPGAPMGPYNPAPYNPGPPGPAPHGPPAPYAPQGWGNAYPHWQPPNPPDPGKPGTDPNSAAWAAYYAHYYQQQAQPPPAAPPGGPATTQTNGQGDQPNPAPAGQVDYTKAWEEYYKKMGQAVPAPAGAPPGGQPDYSAAWAEYYRQQAAYYAQTSPQGMPQHPPAPQCRFDPASIELAL, encoded by the exons ATGGCGGACTATTCCACGGTGCCCCCTCCTGCTTCGGGCGCACCCGGAGGGGGcggtggtggaggtggaggagtgAACGATGCCTTTAAAGACGCGCTGCAGAGGGCTaggcag ATTGCAGCAAAAATTGGAGGAGATGCTGGCACATCAATGAATTCAAATGACTACGGTTATGGAGGACAAAAAAGACCTCTTGAGGATGGAG ATCAACCAGATGCTAAGAAAGTTGCTCCTCAGAATGACT CTTTTGGAAATCAGCTACCACCGATGCATCAACAACAAAG GTCTGTGATGACAGAGGAGTACAAAGTTCCAGATGGGATGGTTGGATTCA tAATTGGCAGAGGTGGAGAACAGATCTCACGCATACAGCAGGAGTCTGGCTGTAAAATACAGATTGCACCTG ATAGTGGAGGCCTGCCTGAAAGATCATGTATGCTAACTGGAACACCAGAGTCTGTTCA ATCAGCAAAAAGATTACTTGATCAGATAGTTGAAAAGGGAAGGCCTGCACCTGGCTTTCATCATGGTGATGGACCTGGAAATGCAGTCCAAGAAATTATGATTCCAGCAAGTAAAGCAGGATTAGTTATTGGAAAAGGTGGAGAGACAATTAAACAATTACAG GAACGGGCAGGTGTCAAAATGGTCATGATTCAAGATGGTCCACAGAACACTGGTGCAGACAAGCCCCTTAGGATAACTGGAGACCCTTATAAAGTTCAG CAAGCCAAGGAAATGGTGCTGGAGTTAATTCGTGATCAAGGTGGCTTTAGAGAGGTGCGCAACGAATATGGGTCAAGAATAGGAGGAAATGAAGGGATAGAC GTTCCAATACCACGATTTGCTGTAGGTATTGTAATTGGAAGAAATGGAGAGATGATAAAGAAGATTCAAAATGATGCTGGTGTTAGGATCCAATTTAAGCCAG ATGATGGAACAACTCCAGATAGAATAGCCCAAATCACAGGGCCTCCTGACAGATGTCAGCATGCTGCAGAAATTATTACAGATCTCCTTCGAAGTGTTCAG gCTGGTAACCCTGGTGGACCAGGACCTGGTGGTCGAGGAAGGGGTAGAGGCCAAGGCAACTGGAACATGGGGCCTCCTGGTGGATTACAGGAATTCAACTTTATTGTTCCTACTGGCAAAACTGGATTAATCATTGGCAAAG GTGGTGAGACTATTAAAAGCATAAGCCAGCAGTCTGGTGCTAGAATAGAACTTCAAAGAAATCCTCCACCCAATGCAGATCCAAACATGAAGATGTTTACTATCCGTGGAACACCCCAGCAAATAGATTATGCAAGACAACTTATAGAAGAAAAGATTGGA GGTCCAGTAAATCCATTGGGTCCACCTGTTCCCCATGGACCCCATGGTGTTGTTCCTGGCCCACATGGACCTCCTGGGCCACCAGGTCCTGGTGCTCCTATGGGACCATATAACCCAGCTCCTTATAATCCAGGGCCTCCTGGCCCTGCACCTCA TGGTCCTCCAGCTCCATATGCTCCACAGGGATGGGGAAATGCATATCCACACTGGCAGCCACCAAATCCACCAGATCCTG GTAAGCCAGGAACAGATCCCAACTCAGCAGCTTGGGCAGCTTATTATGCTCACTACTATcagcagcaagcacagccaCCACCTGCAGCCCCTCCTGGTGGGCCAGCTACAACCCAAACTAATGGACAAG GAGATCAACCAAATCCAGCACCAGCAGGGCAGGTTGACTATACAAAAGCCTGGGAAGAGTACTACAAGAAAATGG GTCAAGCAGttcctgcccctgctggggCTCCTCCAGGTGGTCAACCAGATTACAGTGCAGCATGGGCTGAGTACTACAGGCAACAGGCAGCATATTATGCCCAGACAAGTCCACAGGGAATGCCACAACATCCTCCAGCACCACAG TGCAGGTTTGATCCAGCCAGTATAGAACTAGCTCTGTAG
- the FUBP1 gene encoding far upstream element-binding protein 1 isoform X5 encodes MADYSTVPPPASGAPGGGGGGGGGVNDAFKDALQRARQIAAKIGGDAGTSMNSNDYGYGGQKRPLEDGDQPDAKKVAPQNDSFGNQLPPMHQQQSRSVMTEEYKVPDGMVGFIIGRGGEQISRIQQESGCKIQIAPDSGGLPERSCMLTGTPESVQSAKRLLDQIVEKGRPAPGFHHGDGPGNAVQEIMIPASKAGLVIGKGGETIKQLQERAGVKMVMIQDGPQNTGADKPLRITGDPYKVQQAKEMVLELIRDQGGFREVRNEYGSRIGGNEGIDVPIPRFAVGIVIGRNGEMIKKIQNDAGVRIQFKPDDGTTPDRIAQITGPPDRCQHAAEIITDLLRSVQAGNPGGPGPGGRGRGRGQGNWNMGPPGGLQEFNFIVPTGKTGLIIGKGGETIKSISQQSGARIELQRNPPPNADPNMKMFTIRGTPQQIDYARQLIEEKIGGPVNPLGPPVPHGPHGVVPGPHGPPGPPGPGAPMGPYNPAPYNPGPPGPAPHGPPAPYAPQGWGNAYPHWQPPNPPDPGKPGTDPNSAAWAAYYAHYYQQQAQPPPAAPPGGPATTQTNGQGDQPNPAPAGQVDYTKAWEEYYKKMGQAVPAPAGAPPGGQPDYSAAWAEYYRQQAAYYAQTSPQGMPQHPPAPQGFENHARSHHHLH; translated from the exons ATGGCGGACTATTCCACGGTGCCCCCTCCTGCTTCGGGCGCACCCGGAGGGGGcggtggtggaggtggaggagtgAACGATGCCTTTAAAGACGCGCTGCAGAGGGCTaggcag ATTGCAGCAAAAATTGGAGGAGATGCTGGCACATCAATGAATTCAAATGACTACGGTTATGGAGGACAAAAAAGACCTCTTGAGGATGGAG ATCAACCAGATGCTAAGAAAGTTGCTCCTCAGAATGACT CTTTTGGAAATCAGCTACCACCGATGCATCAACAACAAAG CAG GTCTGTGATGACAGAGGAGTACAAAGTTCCAGATGGGATGGTTGGATTCA tAATTGGCAGAGGTGGAGAACAGATCTCACGCATACAGCAGGAGTCTGGCTGTAAAATACAGATTGCACCTG ATAGTGGAGGCCTGCCTGAAAGATCATGTATGCTAACTGGAACACCAGAGTCTGTTCA ATCAGCAAAAAGATTACTTGATCAGATAGTTGAAAAGGGAAGGCCTGCACCTGGCTTTCATCATGGTGATGGACCTGGAAATGCAGTCCAAGAAATTATGATTCCAGCAAGTAAAGCAGGATTAGTTATTGGAAAAGGTGGAGAGACAATTAAACAATTACAG GAACGGGCAGGTGTCAAAATGGTCATGATTCAAGATGGTCCACAGAACACTGGTGCAGACAAGCCCCTTAGGATAACTGGAGACCCTTATAAAGTTCAG CAAGCCAAGGAAATGGTGCTGGAGTTAATTCGTGATCAAGGTGGCTTTAGAGAGGTGCGCAACGAATATGGGTCAAGAATAGGAGGAAATGAAGGGATAGAC GTTCCAATACCACGATTTGCTGTAGGTATTGTAATTGGAAGAAATGGAGAGATGATAAAGAAGATTCAAAATGATGCTGGTGTTAGGATCCAATTTAAGCCAG ATGATGGAACAACTCCAGATAGAATAGCCCAAATCACAGGGCCTCCTGACAGATGTCAGCATGCTGCAGAAATTATTACAGATCTCCTTCGAAGTGTTCAG gCTGGTAACCCTGGTGGACCAGGACCTGGTGGTCGAGGAAGGGGTAGAGGCCAAGGCAACTGGAACATGGGGCCTCCTGGTGGATTACAGGAATTCAACTTTATTGTTCCTACTGGCAAAACTGGATTAATCATTGGCAAAG GTGGTGAGACTATTAAAAGCATAAGCCAGCAGTCTGGTGCTAGAATAGAACTTCAAAGAAATCCTCCACCCAATGCAGATCCAAACATGAAGATGTTTACTATCCGTGGAACACCCCAGCAAATAGATTATGCAAGACAACTTATAGAAGAAAAGATTGGA GGTCCAGTAAATCCATTGGGTCCACCTGTTCCCCATGGACCCCATGGTGTTGTTCCTGGCCCACATGGACCTCCTGGGCCACCAGGTCCTGGTGCTCCTATGGGACCATATAACCCAGCTCCTTATAATCCAGGGCCTCCTGGCCCTGCACCTCA TGGTCCTCCAGCTCCATATGCTCCACAGGGATGGGGAAATGCATATCCACACTGGCAGCCACCAAATCCACCAGATCCTG GTAAGCCAGGAACAGATCCCAACTCAGCAGCTTGGGCAGCTTATTATGCTCACTACTATcagcagcaagcacagccaCCACCTGCAGCCCCTCCTGGTGGGCCAGCTACAACCCAAACTAATGGACAAG GAGATCAACCAAATCCAGCACCAGCAGGGCAGGTTGACTATACAAAAGCCTGGGAAGAGTACTACAAGAAAATGG GTCAAGCAGttcctgcccctgctggggCTCCTCCAGGTGGTCAACCAGATTACAGTGCAGCATGGGCTGAGTACTACAGGCAACAGGCAGCATATTATGCCCAGACAAGTCCACAGGGAATGCCACAACATCCTCCAGCACCACAG GGTTTTGAAAACCATGCAAGAAGCCACCACCATTTACATTAa